A genomic region of Oncorhynchus mykiss isolate Arlee chromosome 2, USDA_OmykA_1.1, whole genome shotgun sequence contains the following coding sequences:
- the cdc42ep5 gene encoding cdc42 effector protein 5: MKRGIVRREEEKHKRNQTVMPLHKSSHKAPRLDPTMISAPLGDFRHTMHIGRGGDAFGDTSFLATVGPSPDPGSPGATATNDSMAPVDSETPLNHTDDVTDGFGSPLNSELQHSESVSSFTLDMDFDLGPSIMGDVLGVMDGLGLNSDWTRTRANEEDVSSPSKSLVVEVENFKMAAEDQSVSIRNELNEKKLLEIEGDEVGDGRIIEGTGGIKAKGQRPKVRFSDKREEIIRQASEEEGQGLDVEEEYVSPTEEDRERGNNVISLPIVGIEVQPTNHKADSPSSPASSHSSGYEGVTPLDRRRVDNCHSETDSEEEEEEGGDNGRGYTFEDDFDDEIGL; the protein is encoded by the exons ATGAAAAGAGGGATAGTGAGGCGGGAGGAAGAGAAACACAAGCGtaatcaaa ctgtcaTGCCACTCCACAAGTCTTCCCACAAGGCGCCTCGCCTGGACCCCACCATGATCTCAGCTCCACTGGGGGACTTCCGCCACACCATGCACATCGGGAGAGGCGGAGATGCTTTCGGTGACACCTCCTTCCTGGCTACCGTCGGCCCCAGCCCTGACCCTGGGTCTCCGGGTGCCACGGCAACAAACGACTCAATGGCGCCCGTTGATTCCGAGACGCCACTTAACCACACTGATGATGTCACGGATGGCTTCGGAAGCCCACTGAACAGTGAGCTTCAGCATTCCGAGTCGGTGTCGTCTTTCACACTCGATATGGATTTCGACCTGGGCCCATCCATCATGGGTGATGTGCTGGGGGTGATGGATGGACTGGGGCTGAACTCAGACTGGACTAGGACTCGCGCTAATGAGGAAGACGTCTCCAGTCCAAGCAAAAGTCTTGTCGTTGAAGTGGAGAATTTTAAAATGGCGGCGGAGGATCAGTCTGTCAGCATAAGGAACGAGCTGAATGAGAAGAAGCTTTTAGAGATCGAGGGAGATGAGGTGGGAGATGGAAGGATAATAGAGGGGACTGGAGGGATCAAGGCCAAAGGCCAGAGGCCGAAGGTGAGATTCAGCGACAAACGAGAGGAGATCATTCGCCAAGCGTCAGAGGAGGAAGGTCAGGGGTTAGATGTTGAGGAAGAGTATGTGAGTCCCACCGAAGAAGatcgagagagagggaacaacgtCATCAGCTTGCCAATCGTGGGAATAGAGGTACAGCCCACCAACCACAAGGCGGATTCACCTTCCAGTCCCGCCTCCTCACACAGCTCAGGGTATGAGGGTGTCACCCCATTGGACAGGAGGAGGGTTGACAACTGTCACTCAGAGACTGAttccgaggaggaggaggaggaagggggagacaaTGGACGGGGCTACACATTCGAAGATGATTTTGATGATGAAATCGGCCTATAA
- the grwd1 gene encoding glutamate-rich WD repeat-containing protein 1 produces MSAPGEDTLPNEDGEIEEMEGGGSDEDEMEEEGKDGEQETQVYVPGKQPLQPGEELEMDRSAYRMYHECQTGAPCLSFDVLRDANGDGREQYPLSMLLCAGTQADAALSNRLLLIRMHNLHGTTEKVKEGDESSDGESDEEDDDEDKKPQMELAMMPHYGGINRVRVTHRGDQSLAAVWSEKGQVEIFDLRSQVEAVHSSAAMSTFVKQQKEATPLFSFSGHMSEGFAIDWSPKVPGRLVSGDCKNNIHVWEPQEGGTSWQIDQRPFSSHTKSVEDLQWSPTEATVFASCSVDQSIRVWDTRAPPNSMLCAKEAHSSDVNVISWNRTEPFLLSGGDDGLLKVWDLRQFQSGRPVANFKQHSAPVTSVEWNPVDSSVFAASGADDVVSQWDLSVESSDVGARAEGVKDLPPQLLFLHQGQTEVKEIHWHPQIPGVMVSTALSGFNVFRTISV; encoded by the exons ATGTCGGCGCCCGGAGAAGACACGCTTCCGAACgaagatggagagatagaagaAATGGAAGGGGGTGGCAGCGACGAAGACGAAATGGAAGAAGAGGGAAAGGATGGAGAACAGGAAACTCAAGTTTATGTCCCCGGAAAACAGCCTCTCCAACCCGGAGAGGAGCTCGAGATGGACCGGTCGGCTTACCGCATGTACCACGAGTGTCAGACAG GTGCTCCTTGCCTGAGCTTCGACGTGTTGAGAGATGCGAATGGAGACGGCAGGGAACAGTATCCCCTCTCTATGCTGCTCTGTGCAGGCACACAGGCTGACGCTGCCCTCAGCAACAG ACTGCTTCTCATACGCATGCACAACCTCCACGGTACTACAGAGAAAGTGAAGGAGGGGGACGAGAGCAGTGATGGAGAGAGTGAtgaagaggatgatgatgaagataaGAAGCCACAGATGGAGTTGGCCATGATGCCTCACTACGGAGGGATCAACAGAGTCCGA GTGACCCATCGTGGAGATCAGTCATTGGCTGCTGTCTGGTCAGAGAAAGGTCAGGTGGAGATATTTGACCTCCGATCCCAGGTGGAAGCCGTCCACAGTTCAGCTGCCATGTCAACCTTTGTTAAACAGCAGAAGGAAGCCACGCCCCTCTTCAGTTTCTCGGGTCACATGAGTGAGGGCTTTGCCATTGATTGGTCGCCCAAAGTACCCG GTCGGCTGGTCAGTGGCGACTGCAAAAATAACATCCATGTGTGGGAACCACAGGAGGGAGGGACCTCCTGGCAGATCGACCAACGGCCTTTCAGTTCTCACACCAAGTCCGTGGAGGACCTGCAGTGGTCACCCACAGAAGCCACG GTTTTTGCGTCCTGCTCTGTGGATCAGTCCATCCGGGTCTGGGACACCAGAGCCCCGCCCAACTCCATGCTCTGTGCCAAGGAGGCACACTCCTCAGACGTCAACGTCATCAGTTGGAACAGGACTGAACCATTCCTCCTGTCTGGCGGGGATGACGGACTTCTGAAAGTTTGGGACTTGAGGCAGTTCCAG TCGGGCCGGCCGGTGGCTAACTTCAAGCAGCACAGCGCGCCAGTGACATCAGTAGAATGGAACCCTGTGGACTCCAGCGTGTTCGCCGCCTCTGGAGCGGACGACGTGGTCAGCCAATGGGACCTATCGGTAGAGTCAAGTGATGTTGGTGCGAGGGCGGAGGGGGTGAAGGACCTGCCCCCCCAGCTGCTGTTCCTGCACCAGGGTCAGACAGAGGTCAAGGAAATCCACTGGCACCCGCAGATACCTGGAGTGATGGTCTCTACTGCTCTGTCAGGCTTCAATGTGTTCAGGACCATCTCtgtatag